The Silvanigrella paludirubra genome contains a region encoding:
- a CDS encoding DHA2 family efflux MFS transporter permease subunit, translating to MFKKQIEYKYLVAVIYVCVLFLDRMDVTIVNVAMPTFAEVFKVNITETEWVSTGFLLALAIIIPISGWAGDKFGYKKIFIIATFIFTLSSLLCACAWSLNSLVLFRIMQGIGGGMIVPVGMAMAYRAFPTSEYSKAASYTLMPTLVAPAIAPTLGGFVLEHFSWRWIFIFNVPIGIMAIILSFIYLKEDKFENTPSLDWLGFILSAIGLSSLLYTLSRVGHYGLSDDIVWVGGFVSLFSLVIFIFWQSKIKYPLLDLKFFKIPLFVQANIIQLCFQICHFGSIFIVALYFQTGLGMSPIQSGLAMCTQPIGSIMMLPISARVFNKFGPKYSIIFGLCGLSLATYFIYSVKSPQEVLYASILLWVRGLLIGFANGPIQASALFDIHKNDTGRASSVFNAGRQVAISIGVALSSLILASGFREMNINSNFILSNSNALPIFERAFNILALISFMGVIIALTINNKRVLEIISKKK from the coding sequence ATGTTTAAAAAACAAATTGAATATAAATATCTTGTTGCCGTTATATATGTTTGTGTTTTATTTTTAGACCGTATGGATGTCACAATAGTAAATGTCGCTATGCCCACTTTTGCGGAAGTTTTTAAAGTAAACATAACGGAAACAGAATGGGTATCAACTGGTTTTTTATTAGCATTAGCAATTATAATACCTATAAGTGGTTGGGCAGGAGATAAATTTGGTTATAAAAAAATATTTATAATTGCAACTTTTATTTTTACATTAAGTTCCCTTTTATGTGCTTGTGCATGGAGTTTAAATTCTCTTGTTTTGTTTCGTATTATGCAGGGAATAGGTGGTGGTATGATTGTACCTGTAGGTATGGCTATGGCATATAGAGCTTTTCCTACAAGCGAATATTCTAAAGCAGCGAGCTATACCTTAATGCCAACATTGGTTGCTCCTGCGATTGCCCCTACTTTAGGGGGATTTGTATTAGAACATTTTAGTTGGCGTTGGATATTTATTTTTAATGTTCCTATAGGCATTATGGCAATTATATTGTCTTTTATCTATTTAAAAGAAGACAAGTTTGAGAACACCCCTTCGCTGGATTGGCTTGGATTTATTTTATCTGCAATAGGTCTCTCTTCGTTACTTTATACATTATCACGAGTTGGGCATTATGGATTATCCGATGATATTGTATGGGTGGGAGGGTTTGTTTCCTTATTTTCATTAGTTATTTTTATTTTTTGGCAAAGTAAAATAAAATATCCATTATTAGATCTTAAATTTTTTAAAATTCCATTATTTGTTCAAGCAAATATAATACAACTATGTTTTCAAATATGCCATTTTGGTTCTATTTTTATTGTTGCGCTTTATTTTCAAACTGGATTAGGAATGTCCCCAATACAAAGCGGACTCGCAATGTGTACTCAGCCTATTGGCTCAATCATGATGCTTCCCATATCTGCAAGAGTTTTTAATAAGTTTGGCCCAAAATACTCCATTATTTTTGGTCTTTGTGGATTATCTTTAGCAACTTATTTTATTTATTCTGTGAAATCTCCTCAAGAGGTTTTATATGCTTCTATTTTATTATGGGTACGCGGTCTTTTAATTGGATTTGCCAATGGCCCTATTCAAGCTTCAGCGTTATTTGATATTCATAAAAATGATACAGGGCGAGCGAGTTCTGTATTTAATGCAGGACGTCAGGTTGCAATTAGTATTGGAGTTGCTCTTTCCTCTTTAATATTAGCAAGCGGATTTCGCGAAATGAATATCAATTCAAACTTTATATTGTCCAATTCAAATGCCTTACCCATTTTTGAAAGAGCTTTTAATATTTTAGCTCTTATTTCCTTTATGGGTGTGATAATTGCGCTTACAATTAATAATAAAAGAGTTTTAGAAATTATATCAAAGAAAAAATAG
- a CDS encoding GNAT family N-acetyltransferase, with translation MDIIIREMNKFDSLKCKELTVQLGYPDQLVDFDKRFSLINKLPHHHLVVAETVSDKNVVGWMHLEIRYLLVSSFKVEISAIVVDEKLRGHGIGKKLLNYAENWTKNCGFKDIFLYTNIIRENSHSFYLKFGYQNSKDSKMFIKMLDKPLSQNDLKVIIENKPDLKIENIKIQ, from the coding sequence GTGGATATCATTATACGTGAAATGAATAAGTTTGATTCTTTAAAATGTAAAGAGTTAACCGTACAGTTGGGCTATCCAGACCAGCTCGTTGATTTTGATAAAAGGTTCTCATTAATTAATAAATTACCTCACCATCATCTAGTCGTAGCGGAAACCGTATCCGATAAAAATGTGGTTGGTTGGATGCACTTAGAAATTCGTTATCTTTTAGTTTCTTCTTTTAAGGTTGAAATTTCAGCAATCGTGGTAGATGAAAAGTTGCGTGGGCATGGAATTGGAAAAAAACTCTTAAATTATGCTGAAAATTGGACTAAAAATTGTGGATTTAAAGACATCTTTTTATATACAAATATCATTAGAGAAAACTCACATTCATTTTATTTAAAATTTGGTTATCAAAATTCTAAAGACTCTAAAATGTTTATTAAAATGCTAGATAAACCATTATCTCAAAATGATTTAAAAGTGATAATTGAAAATAAACCCGATTTAAAAATTGAGAATATTAAAATTCAATAG
- a CDS encoding lysophospholipid acyltransferase family protein, with protein MIINGLLNILSFLLNILGHRGIYIISFLLGILSFDILRIRRKVILKNLTIAFGETKTQAEKLKIGRKSTISFLQTALELFTAKKLFEKTNIIVKNEDYIKNGLAKNKGLYAICIHMGNWEYLCHVGSVKYAPIHVVVKAIGKGTLAKWVENMRASIGFRLIDRKGKESTTSQIFQALNKKEIIGFIVDQKRPRGEMLPFFGKEASTNNSLAKLWMRQNAPIVPVCIKRIKLDTHEMTFFPEFEMIIDKEKTIQENITENTRRMNLIVEEMVKLNPEEYFWMHNRWG; from the coding sequence ATGATTATCAACGGTCTATTAAATATTCTTTCTTTTTTATTAAACATTTTAGGGCATAGAGGAATTTATATAATATCATTCCTTTTAGGAATATTATCATTTGATATCTTACGTATAAGAAGAAAAGTAATTCTAAAAAACTTAACAATTGCCTTTGGCGAAACAAAAACACAAGCTGAAAAATTAAAAATTGGAAGAAAATCTACTATCAGTTTTTTACAAACAGCACTTGAATTATTTACAGCAAAAAAACTTTTTGAAAAAACTAATATAATTGTTAAGAATGAAGATTATATTAAAAATGGACTGGCAAAAAACAAAGGTCTTTATGCTATTTGTATTCATATGGGCAATTGGGAATATCTATGTCATGTTGGGTCCGTTAAATATGCGCCCATTCATGTTGTCGTAAAAGCGATAGGCAAAGGGACATTAGCAAAATGGGTTGAAAATATGCGCGCTTCTATTGGATTTCGCTTGATCGATCGTAAAGGAAAAGAATCCACAACTTCTCAAATATTTCAGGCCTTAAATAAAAAAGAAATTATTGGATTTATTGTAGATCAAAAAAGACCTAGAGGAGAAATGTTACCTTTTTTTGGAAAAGAAGCATCGACAAATAATAGTTTAGCTAAACTTTGGATGCGACAAAATGCTCCTATTGTCCCTGTGTGTATTAAAAGAATTAAATTGGATACCCATGAAATGACATTCTTCCCTGAATTTGAAATGATCATAGATAAAGAAAAAACAATTCAAGAAAATATCACAGAAAACACAAGAAGAATGAATTTAATTGTAGAAGAAATGGTAAAATTAAACCCTGAAGAATATTTTTGGATGCATAATCGATGGGGGTAA
- a CDS encoding 2Fe-2S iron-sulfur cluster-binding protein — protein sequence MPILTVKTDKRNITVEKGSSIIDVCETEETSILFGCRDGACGACMIRVVEHPENLSPMEEHEKDFLETMAAREDERLACQCKVLGDVTIEVSE from the coding sequence ATGCCAATACTGACTGTAAAAACCGATAAAAGAAATATAACTGTTGAAAAAGGTTCATCTATAATTGATGTTTGTGAGACTGAAGAAACAAGCATTTTATTTGGATGCCGCGATGGGGCATGTGGTGCATGCATGATACGAGTTGTCGAGCATCCAGAAAATTTAAGTCCTATGGAAGAACATGAAAAAGATTTTCTTGAAACCATGGCAGCTAGAGAAGATGAACGTCTTGCTTGTCAATGCAAAGTTTTAGGTGATGTAACAATAGAAGTCTCAGAATAA
- a CDS encoding peptide ABC transporter substrate-binding protein, protein MKRKLFQIASFVLASSTFVTLANAAIVPKGTKLAKNQILNKDNSSEPSSLDPSHCRDNIGANIIMDLFEGLVSDDPVGKIIPATASHWDISKDGLKYTFHLRKDAKWSDGKAVVANDFVYSFKRFVDPKTASEMAYLAEMIKNAKRINEGKLNTDLLGVKAVDPHTFEITLEEPTPYFLSVVSGINFVPLRKDIIEKFQMAWTQPGNLVGNGAYKLTSWKIGDKSTLEINPNYWDAKNTVIKKVNYVVAQDKTASYRMYESGQLDWTYGIPPGQYQSLSKKYPKELRSAPDLSSSYLSFNNTKPPFNNKKLREALSIVINRENFTKFVTGRNEKPLYDIVPFGVDNYTPYVPNWSLLSEKELIAKAEKLYKEAGYSRDNPAVIKFSHATNETDRKYATALASIWEKALGVKTEIISEEWKVHLSYLTEKKYEVTMQLWKADYNDAQNFIALLQSGNMQNISGYSNKKYDELLYKSSKELNPSKRKAILLDASKIAMDDYSVAPLYSNKTYRLIKSYVQGVTFSSPLDNYRTKDLYIVSHDGNS, encoded by the coding sequence ATGAAGAGAAAATTATTTCAAATAGCTTCCTTTGTTCTCGCATCAAGTACTTTTGTTACCTTAGCCAATGCTGCTATAGTACCTAAAGGAACAAAATTAGCAAAAAACCAAATATTAAATAAAGATAATTCAAGCGAACCTTCATCATTAGACCCATCTCACTGTCGCGATAATATTGGCGCAAACATTATTATGGACTTATTTGAAGGACTAGTTAGCGATGATCCTGTTGGTAAAATTATTCCTGCAACAGCAAGTCACTGGGATATTAGCAAAGATGGATTAAAATATACTTTTCATCTTAGAAAAGATGCAAAATGGTCTGATGGTAAAGCCGTTGTTGCAAATGATTTTGTTTATAGCTTTAAAAGATTTGTAGATCCCAAAACAGCTTCTGAAATGGCTTATCTTGCCGAAATGATTAAAAATGCAAAAAGAATAAATGAAGGCAAGCTAAATACAGATTTATTAGGTGTTAAAGCTGTTGATCCTCATACTTTTGAAATAACTTTAGAAGAACCGACTCCTTATTTTTTAAGTGTTGTTTCAGGAATAAATTTTGTTCCTTTAAGGAAAGATATTATTGAAAAATTTCAAATGGCTTGGACTCAACCTGGAAACTTAGTTGGAAATGGCGCTTATAAGCTAACATCATGGAAAATTGGAGACAAATCAACTCTTGAAATAAATCCAAATTATTGGGATGCTAAAAATACAGTTATTAAAAAAGTAAATTATGTTGTTGCCCAAGATAAAACAGCTTCATATAGAATGTATGAATCAGGACAATTAGATTGGACTTATGGAATTCCTCCAGGGCAATATCAAAGTTTATCTAAAAAATACCCTAAAGAATTAAGAAGCGCACCTGATTTATCATCAAGTTATTTATCTTTTAATAACACAAAACCTCCATTTAATAATAAAAAACTAAGGGAGGCATTATCTATCGTTATTAACAGAGAAAATTTCACTAAATTTGTTACTGGTAGAAATGAAAAACCTCTTTATGATATTGTTCCATTTGGCGTAGATAATTACACACCTTATGTCCCTAACTGGTCCTTATTATCTGAAAAAGAATTAATTGCAAAAGCAGAAAAACTATATAAAGAAGCTGGTTACTCTAGAGATAACCCTGCAGTTATTAAATTTTCCCATGCAACTAACGAAACAGATAGAAAATATGCCACAGCACTTGCCTCTATTTGGGAAAAAGCTTTGGGAGTAAAAACCGAAATTATTAGTGAAGAATGGAAAGTACATTTAAGTTATCTTACTGAAAAAAAATATGAAGTTACAATGCAATTATGGAAAGCAGATTACAATGATGCTCAAAATTTCATAGCTTTATTACAATCAGGCAATATGCAAAATATTTCTGGATATTCCAATAAAAAATATGATGAACTTCTTTATAAATCTAGTAAAGAATTAAACCCTTCAAAAAGAAAGGCTATTTTACTTGATGCGTCTAAAATAGCTATGGATGATTACTCTGTAGCACCATTATATTCTAATAAAACATACAGATTAATAAAAAGTTATGTTCAAGGTGTTACATTTTCTAGTCCACTAGACAATTATAGAACCAAAGATCTTTATATTGTATCTCACGATGGAAATAGTTAA
- the folE gene encoding GTP cyclohydrolase I FolE: MSPFFKKAIGANNISAEKATEAVRTLLLYIGENPNREGLVDTPDRFCRALLEMTEGYSTNPEEILSTTFESESDEMVLVKNIEFNSLCEHHLLSFAGKAHIAYIPTDGKIVGLSKLARIVDVFSQRLQVQERLTQQVANAINKYLRPQGVAVVFEGVHSCMCVRGVRKQNSTMITSAMHGQFRDSLASRNEFMSLISK, encoded by the coding sequence ATGAGTCCGTTTTTTAAAAAAGCAATTGGAGCAAATAATATTAGTGCTGAAAAAGCGACGGAAGCAGTTCGTACTTTATTACTTTATATTGGTGAGAATCCAAATAGAGAAGGACTTGTAGATACTCCTGACAGATTTTGCCGTGCTTTATTAGAAATGACGGAAGGTTACTCAACAAACCCGGAAGAAATTCTTTCCACTACTTTTGAATCTGAATCCGATGAAATGGTTTTAGTTAAAAATATTGAATTTAATTCTTTATGTGAACATCATTTATTAAGTTTTGCAGGAAAAGCACATATTGCTTATATTCCGACGGATGGAAAAATTGTTGGACTTTCTAAACTTGCACGCATAGTTGATGTGTTTTCTCAAAGGCTACAAGTACAAGAAAGACTTACACAGCAAGTAGCAAATGCAATCAATAAATATCTTAGGCCACAAGGTGTTGCAGTTGTTTTTGAAGGTGTACATAGTTGTATGTGTGTCCGTGGTGTTAGAAAACAAAATTCCACTATGATAACAAGCGCTATGCATGGACAATTTCGCGACTCTCTCGCTTCAAGAAATGAATTTATGTCTCTTATTTCTAAATAA
- a CDS encoding YhbY family RNA-binding protein: MAIDKKVHKFTEVLTSEQKAKLKSLAHHLKPVVQVGNQGLSETVIKEIHLALEKHELVKIQLPGNTDADSKKDKQNELSSVLAKNSHVIGRIGRSVILYLEKEPQEAKIKLKSL; the protein is encoded by the coding sequence ATGGCTATAGACAAAAAAGTCCATAAATTCACTGAAGTTTTAACAAGCGAACAAAAAGCAAAACTAAAAAGCCTCGCTCATCATTTAAAACCTGTGGTCCAAGTTGGGAACCAAGGATTATCTGAAACTGTGATCAAAGAAATTCATTTAGCACTTGAGAAACATGAACTTGTTAAAATTCAACTGCCTGGAAATACAGATGCAGATAGCAAAAAAGACAAACAAAATGAATTGAGCTCTGTACTCGCTAAAAACTCTCATGTTATAGGTCGCATAGGTAGAAGTGTCATTCTTTACTTAGAAAAAGAACCGCAGGAAGCAAAAATAAAGTTAAAAAGCCTTTAA
- a CDS encoding response regulator: MAKKILIVDDSRTIRQQVGFTLSKEGFEVVEAEDGQDGLNKLQATPDISMIISDVNMPNMDGLVMIESIRKIEQFKFIPIIMLTTESSGDKVERAKKAGASGWLVKPFNPEQLVGAVKKLAR; encoded by the coding sequence ATGGCCAAGAAAATACTCATCGTTGATGACTCTCGTACGATTCGCCAGCAGGTGGGCTTTACCTTGTCTAAGGAAGGCTTTGAAGTGGTAGAGGCAGAAGACGGTCAAGACGGACTTAATAAGCTTCAGGCAACACCAGATATTAGCATGATCATTTCAGATGTGAACATGCCGAATATGGATGGTCTAGTGATGATCGAATCGATACGAAAAATTGAGCAATTTAAATTTATCCCCATAATCATGCTCACAACAGAGAGTAGTGGCGATAAAGTAGAACGTGCCAAAAAGGCGGGAGCAAGTGGTTGGCTTGTGAAGCCTTTTAATCCGGAACAACTTGTTGGTGCCGTAAAGAAACTAGCTCGTTAG
- a CDS encoding chemotaxis protein CheW: protein MSDNEGGGKGGKGGAKLDALYKLKHDTSGIRKRIAPKIETYKLIGFKLNEEEFVIEIERVKEIVKVPLVTRVSKAPHFVEGVANLRGDILQVVNFHKIMGLENQPISDRSRIIVLDDKNVLAAIIVDAVSEVIEVEKEAVQPTPDIVAGERSKFLKGIIKPHKHRNILWLDCGAIYSEFSSQNEKAAAA, encoded by the coding sequence ATGTCTGATAATGAAGGTGGCGGAAAAGGTGGCAAAGGTGGAGCAAAGCTAGATGCTTTGTACAAACTAAAACACGATACTTCTGGTATTCGTAAAAGAATTGCTCCTAAAATTGAAACTTATAAATTAATTGGTTTTAAACTAAACGAAGAAGAATTTGTAATTGAAATTGAAAGAGTAAAAGAAATTGTTAAGGTGCCACTCGTAACAAGAGTTTCAAAGGCGCCGCATTTTGTTGAAGGTGTAGCAAATTTACGTGGAGATATTCTTCAAGTTGTAAATTTTCATAAAATAATGGGTTTAGAAAATCAACCCATTTCTGATAGAAGTAGAATCATAGTTCTAGATGATAAAAATGTTTTAGCTGCAATTATAGTTGATGCTGTAAGTGAAGTTATCGAAGTAGAAAAAGAAGCTGTTCAACCTACACCAGATATTGTAGCTGGTGAAAGATCTAAATTTTTAAAAGGAATTATAAAACCTCATAAACATAGAAATATTTTATGGCTTGACTGTGGTGCTATTTATTCTGAGTTTAGTTCACAAAACGAAAAAGCAGCTGCTGCTTAA
- a CDS encoding STAS domain-containing protein, with translation MSIVTYENKTFKFTGKLTIYKVSELKNKILEGYNAEAAKESDFFLDLSGVEAIDAAVLQLLLALKQLVKNGKGNLKLKASTQTFDSLLDLFGMPADTFPKAA, from the coding sequence ATGAGCATTGTAACCTATGAAAATAAAACTTTTAAGTTCACAGGAAAACTAACTATTTATAAAGTTTCTGAACTAAAAAATAAAATTTTAGAAGGATATAATGCAGAAGCGGCAAAGGAATCTGATTTTTTTCTAGACTTATCAGGGGTAGAAGCAATTGATGCTGCTGTTTTACAACTTTTACTTGCTCTTAAACAATTAGTTAAAAATGGTAAAGGAAATTTAAAATTAAAAGCAAGTACTCAAACATTTGATTCACTTTTAGATTTGTTTGGGATGCCTGCAGATACTTTTCCTAAAGCAGCATAA
- a CDS encoding chemotaxis protein CheA — protein sequence MSYNEEQMQEIFFQEMREVFEHIDSCILVLEKTPGDLEIIKNLFREVHTLKGSSGVFGLREIADLTHHAEDLLDRMREGKLEPNEEVFSALLRCFDRLKEMMDGAQKKQNLSTFDNSDIVRQLCDFKEITGEQLQEKVASGEVAPTPTQENIKPGECPFHISITGADQFFLTGIDPITLVLNCRDISSGVFSLFTNCSRIPALSEIEPERCYFEFTFNFVSMAEFKTVQDIFEFAIGSSNVKIEMDGVAGGAASKPAAEKAGEAKPMEAKTAAPAAAKAQPAPKPAAAAAPAAAKGAPAAAAAKPDAGHGGGDANDFVRLKKEKLDQLMNLVGELITVKNLFVHLANRLEEVLPENEITKGFKEGTGHVTRLSARLQESVMNARMVPVGSVFTKYTRLVRDVAKKLNKKVNLVIEGEETELDKTVSEAISDPIMHLIRNSIDHGIENPETRKERGKPDTGTLLLKAGYEGNNVKLVVRDDGNGIDLDRVKNKAVGLGIVTQEQADMLSKKDIIEFIFHSGFSTAAEITDVSGRGVGMDVVRNNIRKSSGSIFVDTNPGQGTEFKIILPLSLAVIEALLIGVDGETYALPQEVITETVRAEKNDVVNLNNQPSINLRGEVIPLLRLNEVVNLRTSILDDFIHQEKKRLNQNEEENTDSHAGPKEKDDGLTNPVVIVQIDGLKVGILVDVLYWQEQIMIKPLGGFLANIPVFTGACIMGNGSVVLVLEPKELYYAACHDDAKTAA from the coding sequence GTGAGTTATAATGAAGAACAAATGCAAGAAATATTCTTTCAAGAAATGCGAGAAGTATTCGAGCATATCGATAGTTGCATTCTTGTTTTAGAAAAAACTCCAGGCGATTTAGAAATTATTAAAAATTTATTTCGTGAAGTTCATACATTAAAAGGTTCTAGTGGGGTTTTTGGTCTACGTGAAATTGCTGATTTAACTCACCATGCGGAAGACTTACTTGACCGTATGCGTGAAGGAAAATTAGAGCCAAATGAAGAAGTATTTTCAGCGTTATTACGTTGTTTCGATCGTTTAAAAGAAATGATGGATGGTGCTCAAAAGAAACAAAATTTATCTACTTTTGATAACTCCGATATTGTTCGTCAGCTTTGTGACTTTAAAGAAATTACAGGCGAACAACTACAAGAAAAAGTCGCTTCTGGTGAAGTTGCACCTACTCCTACTCAAGAAAATATTAAGCCTGGTGAATGCCCATTTCATATTTCTATTACTGGTGCAGATCAATTCTTTTTAACTGGTATTGATCCTATTACACTCGTTTTAAATTGTAGAGATATTTCTTCGGGCGTATTTTCGCTTTTTACAAACTGTTCACGAATTCCTGCTTTATCTGAAATAGAACCAGAACGTTGTTACTTTGAGTTTACGTTTAATTTTGTTTCAATGGCAGAATTTAAGACAGTTCAAGATATTTTTGAATTCGCAATTGGTTCTAGCAATGTGAAAATTGAAATGGACGGAGTCGCGGGAGGAGCGGCTTCAAAACCGGCAGCAGAGAAAGCAGGGGAAGCTAAGCCCATGGAAGCAAAAACAGCAGCGCCCGCCGCAGCAAAAGCACAACCCGCTCCTAAACCAGCGGCCGCAGCAGCACCCGCTGCCGCAAAAGGAGCCCCAGCAGCAGCAGCGGCTAAACCTGATGCAGGTCATGGTGGTGGCGATGCCAATGACTTTGTTCGTTTGAAAAAAGAAAAACTAGATCAATTAATGAATTTAGTTGGTGAGCTAATTACGGTTAAGAATTTATTTGTTCACTTAGCTAATAGACTTGAAGAAGTATTGCCTGAAAATGAAATTACAAAAGGTTTCAAAGAAGGAACAGGTCATGTAACAAGACTTTCTGCAAGGTTACAAGAAAGTGTAATGAATGCAAGAATGGTTCCTGTAGGCAGTGTATTTACAAAATACACAAGACTTGTTCGTGACGTTGCTAAAAAATTAAATAAAAAAGTAAATTTAGTTATTGAAGGTGAAGAAACAGAGCTAGATAAAACAGTAAGTGAAGCTATTTCTGACCCAATTATGCATTTAATTAGAAACTCAATAGACCATGGTATTGAAAATCCAGAAACACGTAAGGAAAGAGGTAAGCCAGATACTGGTACTTTATTACTAAAAGCGGGTTATGAGGGTAACAACGTTAAACTTGTTGTGCGTGATGATGGTAATGGTATTGATTTAGATAGAGTTAAAAATAAAGCAGTTGGACTTGGTATTGTCACACAAGAACAAGCTGACATGTTAAGCAAGAAAGATATTATCGAATTTATATTTCATAGCGGTTTCTCTACAGCAGCTGAGATCACAGATGTAAGTGGTCGTGGTGTTGGTATGGATGTGGTTCGTAACAACATTAGGAAATCTAGTGGTTCTATATTTGTTGATACAAATCCAGGTCAGGGAACTGAATTTAAAATCATTTTACCTTTAAGCTTAGCTGTTATCGAAGCATTATTGATTGGTGTTGATGGTGAAACGTATGCATTACCTCAAGAAGTAATCACAGAAACAGTTCGTGCTGAGAAAAATGATGTTGTTAACTTAAATAATCAGCCAAGTATTAACTTACGTGGCGAAGTAATTCCACTATTAAGATTAAATGAAGTTGTTAATTTAAGAACTTCTATTCTTGATGATTTTATTCATCAAGAAAAGAAACGCTTAAATCAAAATGAAGAAGAAAATACGGATTCACATGCAGGTCCAAAAGAAAAAGATGATGGACTTACAAATCCAGTAGTTATCGTACAAATAGATGGTTTAAAAGTTGGAATTCTTGTTGATGTTTTGTATTGGCAAGAACAAATCATGATCAAGCCATTAGGCGGCTTTTTGGCTAATATTCCTGTATTTACAGGGGCTTGTATTATGGGTAACGGGTCGGTTGTATTGGTGCTTGAGCCGAAAGAACTTTATTATGCGGCTTGTCATGACGATGCTAAAACAGCGGCGTAA